A part of Salmo salar chromosome ssa18, Ssal_v3.1, whole genome shotgun sequence genomic DNA contains:
- the LOC106578013 gene encoding leukotriene B4 receptor 1 yields MASDLSISAAPPLLPSTPSLVSSSPPLSISHQIGISILVLAFVFGFPGNLFVVWSVLCRVRHRSVTCLLVLNLAAADALVLLSAPLFLHFLAGRRGWEFGAVACKTVHYLCCVNMNVSIYLICLMSMDRWLAVARPFLSQRMRTKTTLMAVLLGIWVLAFILALPMPFYRSNLKPFLHKNISMNICMPYHWGSVGHQVFQYLFETVLGFFLPFTFIIVCYTSVICRLRSAMFQRKGRGNRLILLIIGAFALFWLPYHLVNILQVIGLLGGNATLTNAAVSARPNVTAFAFLSSSVNPVLYVFAGSSHIRQAGLSFMAKLFEGTNSEGGTSASFSRSTRSSRSGSTAPDESSALRSLTLKLGWLGKEKDGGGDSGVELRGVEVKVNSKQELKTLTSTDQSE; encoded by the exons ATGGCGTCAGACCTCTCCATCTCTGCCGCTCCCCCCCTGCTCCCCTCCACCCCTTCTcttgtctcctcctcccctcctctctccatctcacaccAGATCGGTATCTCCATTCTGGTCCTGGCCTTTGTCTTTGGTTTCCCAGGCAACCTGTTCGTGGTGTGGTCGGTGCTGTGCCGCGTGAGGCATCGCTCTGTCACGTGCCTGCTCGTCTTAAACCTCGCCGCGGCCGACGCCCTGGTGCTGCTAAGCGCCCCGCTCTTCCTGCACTTCCTGGCAGGCAGGCGAGGCTGGGAGTTCGGGGCGGTGGCCTGTAAGACGGTACACTACCTGTGCTGCGTCAACATGAACGTCTCCATCTACCTGATCTGCTTGATGAGCATGGATCGCTGGCTGGCCGTGGCGAGGCCCTTCCTGTCACAGAGGATGAGGACCAAGACAACCCTGATGGCTGTTCTGCTGGGTATCTGGGTGCTGGCATTCATCTTAGCTCTGCCCATGCCCTTCTATCGCAG taaCCTGAAGCCCTTCCTGCACAAGAACATCTCTATGAACATCTGCATGCCGTACCATTGGGGCAGTGTAGGTCACCAGGTGTTCCAGTACCTATTCGAGACCGTCCTGGGCTTCTTCCTCCCCTTCACTTTCATCATCGTCTGCTACACCTCCGTCATCTGCCGGCTACGCAGTGCCATGTTCCAGCGCAAGGGACGAGGAAACCGtctcatcctcctcatcatcgGCGCCTTCGCTCTCTTCTGGCTGCCCTACCACCTGGTCAACATCTTACAG gtGATTGGTCTGCTGGGTGGCAACGCCACTCTCACCAATGCTGCTGTATCGGCCCGTCCCAACGTCACGGCGTTCGCCTTCCTGAGCAGCAGTGTGAACCCTGTGCTGTACGTGTTCGCCGGCAGCTCCCACATCCGCCAGGCCGGCCTCAGCTTCATGGCCAAGCTGTTCGAGGGCACCAACTCCGAGGGAGGTACCTCCGCCTCCTTCTCCCGCAGCACGAGGTCCAGCCGGAGTGGTTCCACAGCCCCGGACGAGAGCTCCGCCTTGCGCTCGCTGACACTCAAGCTGGGGTGGTTGGGGAAGGAAAAGGATGGGGGTGGGGATAGTGGAGTGGAGCTGCGTGGAGTTGAGGTCAAGGTTAACTCCAAGCAGGAGCTCAAGACTTTGACATCCACTGATCAGTCAGAGTag